In Romboutsia lituseburensis, a genomic segment contains:
- a CDS encoding PadR family transcriptional regulator has product MNTQFRKGVLEICVLALISKKDMYGYEIVQNISKVIDVNEGTIYPILRRLTKEEYFETYILESSEGPARKYYKLTELGKENLKKLMIEWKEFVKAVNILIDNEEGGNNFE; this is encoded by the coding sequence GTGAATACTCAATTTAGAAAAGGTGTTTTAGAAATTTGTGTACTGGCGCTTATATCTAAAAAAGATATGTATGGATATGAAATAGTTCAAAATATATCTAAAGTTATAGATGTTAATGAAGGTACAATTTACCCAATACTTAGAAGATTAACAAAAGAAGAGTATTTTGAAACATACATTTTAGAATCTAGTGAAGGTCCAGCAAGAAAGTATTATAAATTGACTGAATTAGGAAAAGAAAATTTAAAAAAATTAATGATAGAGTGGAAAGAGTTTGTAAAAGCAGTAAATATATTAATTGATAATGAAGAAGGAGGTAATAATTTTGAATAA
- a CDS encoding DUF1700 domain-containing protein, with protein sequence MNKIEFLEILKDYLKKDFSEDEINDILRDYEEYFVDGLIEGKNDMEIIEALGSPKAIANELISQIKKDDKRQSNSSDRLNDKFNLLKLRTRETYKHTKDYISEKLTPNINNKNHEKNRKWIQVILTILSIILIIPSIAIVITLAGIGIGLVGFLIIYIATIPLAINLVKGTTETILLYTFMSMAFIGGQILAWQIYIFLVSLCIKITKKYRHWIKTRNIYINASKKKEEYDKKELEEDYYKNLDKDNVKEEGDERYE encoded by the coding sequence TTGAATAAAATAGAATTCTTAGAGATTTTAAAAGACTATCTTAAAAAAGACTTTTCGGAAGATGAGATAAATGACATATTAAGAGATTATGAAGAATACTTTGTAGATGGATTAATAGAAGGCAAAAATGATATGGAAATAATAGAAGCACTAGGATCTCCTAAAGCTATAGCAAATGAATTAATATCACAGATTAAAAAAGATGATAAACGTCAATCTAATTCTAGTGATAGATTAAATGATAAGTTTAACCTATTAAAATTAAGAACGAGAGAGACGTACAAACATACAAAGGACTATATTAGTGAGAAATTAACACCTAATATAAATAATAAAAATCATGAAAAAAATAGAAAGTGGATACAAGTTATTTTAACTATACTATCAATTATTTTAATTATACCATCAATAGCTATAGTAATAACCTTAGCAGGTATAGGCATAGGACTCGTTGGATTTTTAATAATTTATATTGCAACTATACCGTTAGCTATAAACTTAGTAAAAGGAACTACTGAAACTATTTTACTTTATACATTTATGTCAATGGCATTTATAGGTGGTCAAATTCTTGCATGGCAAATATATATATTTTTAGTGTCTTTATGTATTAAAATAACAAAAAAATATAGACACTGGATAAAGACAAGAAATATATATATAAATGCTAGTAAAAAAAAGGAAGAGTATGATAAAAAAGAGTTAGAAGAGGATTACTATAAAAATTTAGATAAAGATAATGTTAAGGAGGAAGGTGATGAAAGATATGAATAA
- a CDS encoding M42 family metallopeptidase, with the protein MHNRNLIKKYLDELLNIPSPTGYTGNISKYIKNELEDLKVDYKISNKGIIVATIDGINKNEEITFSAHIDTLGAMVKEIKPNGRLAVTQIGGYMMNTIEGENCIIHTRDEKCYDGTLQTIRPSIHIHGNDARELPRDCKNYEVIIDEEILSKEDVLKLGIDVGDIISFDTRTKITKSDFIKSRYLDDKASVAAILYAIKYIKLNNIKPKNTINFLFSNYEEVGHGSSAFIPSKTTEFIAVDMGCPGEGQNSTEYDVCICTKDSNGPYDYDLVNKLINACKSKSINYKLDIYPNYGSDATAALKSGMDARFALIGPGVFSSHGYERTHMKSIIETINLIIAYIS; encoded by the coding sequence ATGCATAATAGAAATTTAATAAAAAAGTATTTAGATGAATTGCTAAATATTCCAAGTCCTACGGGATATACAGGAAATATTAGCAAGTATATAAAAAATGAACTTGAAGATCTTAAAGTAGATTATAAAATATCTAATAAAGGAATAATTGTAGCTACTATAGATGGTATAAATAAAAATGAAGAAATAACCTTTTCTGCTCATATAGACACATTAGGTGCTATGGTAAAAGAAATTAAACCAAATGGAAGGCTAGCAGTAACTCAAATTGGAGGATATATGATGAATACCATAGAAGGTGAAAATTGTATAATCCATACTAGAGATGAAAAATGCTATGATGGAACACTTCAAACAATAAGACCTTCAATTCATATACATGGAAATGATGCTAGAGAGTTACCAAGAGATTGTAAAAATTATGAAGTTATAATTGATGAAGAAATTTTATCAAAGGAAGATGTCTTAAAATTAGGTATAGATGTAGGAGATATAATATCTTTTGATACTAGAACAAAAATAACTAAATCTGACTTCATAAAATCAAGATATTTAGATGATAAAGCATCTGTAGCCGCTATATTATATGCAATTAAATACATAAAATTAAATAATATAAAGCCTAAAAATACTATAAATTTCTTATTTAGTAATTATGAAGAAGTTGGTCATGGATCTTCTGCTTTTATACCTTCAAAAACAACAGAATTTATTGCCGTAGATATGGGATGCCCAGGAGAAGGTCAAAATTCTACAGAATATGATGTATGTATATGCACTAAAGACTCTAATGGACCTTATGATTATGACTTGGTAAATAAACTTATTAATGCTTGTAAGTCTAAATCAATTAATTATAAATTAGATATATATCCAAACTACGGATCTGATGCTACTGCAGCATTAAAATCGGGTATGGATGCAAGGTTTGCTCTTATAGGTCCTGGTGTGTTTTCTTCACATGGATATGAAAGAACTCACATGAAATCTATTATAGAAACTATAAATCTTATAATAGCGTATATTTCTTAA
- a CDS encoding MGDG synthase family glycosyltransferase yields MDTDKPKTILILTAQFGAGHISAANAIKDYLLDKDSSLNVIIQNFISASLPRLNKPMIKLYENNTKYTPGLYNYYYYLKKSFDSKHDIAHKLYTPKLAEYILETKPSLIVSTFPLAAACVYNFKVKYPDINIPTLTVITDVVDSLEWIYPQTDMYFVPSCEIKNRFVQKGISPNCIKATGVPINKKFYTDKKLNAPDKYNILMLGGGRGLFDVDEDFMYWIDEYLNSYKDTVNVTIVTGKNKKLYNYLTEKKPLSNIKVLGYVNDMHNLVKEYDLMITKPGGATLFEAIHSLTPVIVKVPKVGQEIENAKFIIDKGIGFIYTDENDLKNVFLKISSGDFNSILTFMKENMINFKNAIEYDKASDYILKLINSKS; encoded by the coding sequence ATGGATACAGATAAACCCAAGACGATTTTAATACTTACAGCTCAATTTGGTGCTGGACATATAAGCGCTGCAAATGCTATTAAGGATTATCTTCTAGATAAGGATTCTAGTTTAAATGTTATAATTCAAAATTTCATAAGTGCTAGTCTTCCTAGATTAAATAAGCCTATGATTAAGTTGTATGAAAATAATACTAAATACACACCTGGTTTATATAATTATTATTACTATTTAAAAAAATCATTTGATTCTAAACACGACATAGCACATAAACTATATACACCTAAACTAGCAGAGTATATTTTAGAAACTAAACCTAGTTTGATTGTATCTACATTCCCATTAGCTGCAGCTTGTGTATATAATTTCAAGGTTAAATATCCCGATATTAATATACCTACACTAACTGTAATTACAGACGTTGTAGATAGCCTTGAATGGATATATCCACAAACAGATATGTATTTTGTTCCATCTTGTGAAATAAAAAATAGATTTGTTCAAAAAGGTATTTCTCCTAACTGTATAAAAGCAACAGGAGTACCTATAAATAAAAAGTTCTATACAGATAAAAAGTTAAATGCGCCTGATAAATATAATATATTAATGCTTGGTGGAGGAAGAGGCTTATTTGATGTTGATGAAGATTTTATGTACTGGATTGATGAATATTTAAATTCATATAAAGACACAGTAAACGTTACAATAGTTACTGGTAAAAATAAAAAATTATATAATTATCTTACAGAAAAAAAACCTTTATCCAATATAAAAGTTTTAGGCTATGTCAACGATATGCATAACTTAGTTAAAGAATATGACCTTATGATAACTAAACCTGGAGGTGCAACATTATTTGAAGCAATTCACTCATTAACTCCAGTTATTGTAAAAGTTCCTAAGGTAGGTCAAGAAATAGAAAATGCCAAATTCATAATAGATAAGGGTATAGGATTTATATACACAGATGAGAATGATTTAAAAAATGTATTTTTAAAAATCTCTTCTGGAGATTTTAATTCTATTTTAACCTTCATGAAAGAAAATATGATTAATTTCAAAAACGCTATTGAATATGATAAAGCTTCAGATTATATACTAAAACTGATAAATAGCAAGAGCTAA